One stretch of Variovorax sp. 54 DNA includes these proteins:
- the pcaB gene encoding 3-carboxy-cis,cis-muconate cycloisomerase, whose product MSIFEGFLSTSETLGAFSDRAFVDAMLRFEAALARAQAAEGLIPESAAHSIVSSCKVELFDVAKIVRESGRAGSVAIPLVKALREAVGLFNAEAVPFVHFGSTSQDVIDSAMALVTREAVALVETDLAKAADALLRLAVQHAETPMLARTLMQPASVTSFGFKCAGWAAPLVRSRTRLRAAAKHALQLQLGGAVGTLAQMKGQGAAVRQRMAKELGLGDPGATWHTQRDEWVALGCELGLLTGSLGKVAVDISLLGQYEVAEVAEPSEPGRGGSSAMPHKRNPVASMVAIAAAHRAPQRVAALLGAMPQQHERALGAWQAELAEWPQLLMSAHGSVRAMAGALPGLQVDAARMRANIDRLRAELPRDAADEWFDPALAVNAGQTAVAEVKALQAQLSSDKELSQ is encoded by the coding sequence ATGAGCATTTTTGAAGGCTTCCTTTCCACCTCCGAAACGCTGGGCGCCTTCAGCGACCGCGCCTTCGTCGACGCCATGCTGCGCTTCGAGGCGGCGCTTGCGCGCGCGCAGGCGGCCGAAGGGCTGATTCCCGAGAGCGCCGCGCATTCGATCGTCAGCAGCTGCAAGGTCGAGCTGTTCGACGTGGCCAAGATCGTGCGCGAGAGCGGACGCGCGGGCAGCGTCGCCATCCCGCTGGTGAAGGCACTGCGCGAGGCCGTCGGCTTGTTCAATGCCGAGGCTGTGCCCTTCGTGCACTTCGGCAGCACCAGCCAGGACGTGATCGACAGCGCGATGGCGCTGGTCACGCGCGAAGCCGTTGCGCTCGTCGAGACCGACCTGGCCAAGGCCGCCGATGCACTGCTGCGCCTGGCTGTGCAGCACGCCGAGACGCCGATGCTCGCGCGCACGCTGATGCAGCCGGCCTCGGTCACCAGCTTCGGCTTCAAGTGCGCCGGCTGGGCCGCGCCGCTGGTGCGCAGTCGCACCCGCCTGCGTGCCGCCGCGAAGCACGCGCTGCAGCTGCAGCTCGGCGGCGCCGTCGGCACGCTGGCGCAGATGAAGGGGCAGGGCGCCGCGGTGCGCCAGCGCATGGCCAAGGAACTCGGTCTGGGCGACCCCGGCGCCACGTGGCACACGCAGCGTGACGAATGGGTCGCGCTCGGCTGCGAACTCGGCCTGCTCACGGGCAGCCTGGGCAAGGTCGCGGTCGACATCTCGCTGCTCGGCCAGTACGAAGTGGCCGAGGTCGCCGAGCCCAGCGAGCCCGGGCGCGGCGGCTCGTCGGCGATGCCGCACAAGCGCAACCCCGTGGCCTCGATGGTCGCCATCGCCGCCGCGCACCGCGCGCCGCAGCGCGTGGCCGCCTTGCTCGGCGCGATGCCGCAACAGCACGAGCGCGCGCTCGGCGCCTGGCAGGCAGAACTGGCCGAGTGGCCGCAGCTGCTCATGTCGGCGCACGGCAGCGTGCGCGCCATGGCCGGCGCCTTGCCCGGCCTGCAGGTCGATGCCGCGCGCATGCGCGCCAACATCGACCGGCTGCGTGCCGAACTGCCGCGCGACGCGGCCGACGAATGGTTCGACCCCGCGCTCGCCGTGAACGCGGGGCAAACCGCTGTGGCAGAGGTGAAAGCCCTGCAAGCCCAACTTTCATCCGACAAGGAACTCTCGCAATGA
- a CDS encoding carboxymuconolactone decarboxylase family protein → MTAPDATPSNPYEDGLVNRRRVLGDAWVDKSLANRNGFNAEFQELITRHAWNDIWGRPALGDKTRRFMVLSMMLGIHAYEEFAMHVRAALDGPPESRLTPDEIKEVIMMAAIYCGVPVANHAFGIATNILREKGLLPATPATPATPASSAPPAAQ, encoded by the coding sequence ATGACCGCCCCCGACGCCACCCCGAGCAACCCCTACGAAGACGGGCTCGTCAACCGCCGCCGCGTGCTCGGCGACGCCTGGGTCGACAAGTCGCTCGCCAACCGCAACGGCTTCAACGCCGAGTTCCAGGAACTCATCACGCGCCACGCGTGGAACGACATCTGGGGCCGGCCTGCGCTGGGCGACAAGACACGCCGCTTCATGGTGCTGTCGATGATGCTGGGCATCCATGCCTACGAAGAATTCGCCATGCATGTGCGCGCCGCGCTCGACGGCCCGCCCGAGTCGCGCCTGACGCCCGACGAGATCAAGGAAGTGATCATGATGGCCGCCATCTACTGCGGCGTGCCGGTGGCCAACCACGCGTTCGGCATCGCCACGAACATCCTGCGCGAGAAGGGCCTGCTGCCCGCAACGCCCGCAACGCCCGCAACGCCCGCTTCGTCCGCTCCGCCCGCGGCGCAGTGA
- a CDS encoding multidrug effflux MFS transporter: MNAPVAPKKGRFDVSFTLLLPLLLAAQPVATDSYLPALPAIAKELGSASTSLTLFVLAFGFAQLLCGPLADRFGRRPVLLAGLACYVVAAFGGAFAGSVAVLAGWRTLQGFSMAAILVCSRAAVRDLYPAHEGPHVMARGLTGLGMVGLVAPLLGAWLVQGAGWRWVMVVMAVYAAVLFALCWRSFDETRKPMTGESSAPRGSTRAVFASRSFRAWASVAATTYGGLFCFLLLSPMVYIGYLGWSPARYGWIPAGGSLVYIFSTTMCRSLLRRFGPMRTVRLGAVLSITGAVIQALGCWLMPHSAVPLLAGHAVYCLGHGIHQPCGQAGAVGDLPHLAGRAVSWSGFGMMMVAFCVGQVAALFVDTSFSHGAWPMVVPMLMAGVVLLAIAFLWLPRLAQPASPSSPSSSTKDSTP; encoded by the coding sequence GTGAACGCGCCGGTCGCCCCGAAGAAGGGCCGGTTCGACGTCAGTTTCACCTTGCTGCTGCCGCTGCTGCTGGCCGCGCAACCGGTGGCCACCGACAGCTATCTGCCCGCGCTCCCCGCCATCGCGAAGGAGCTGGGCTCGGCCAGCACCAGCCTCACGCTGTTCGTGCTGGCCTTCGGCTTTGCGCAGCTGCTGTGCGGCCCGCTGGCCGACCGCTTCGGCAGGCGGCCCGTGTTGCTGGCGGGGCTGGCCTGTTATGTGGTCGCGGCTTTCGGCGGTGCCTTCGCGGGCAGCGTGGCGGTGCTTGCGGGCTGGCGCACGCTGCAGGGCTTTTCGATGGCGGCGATTCTTGTCTGTTCGCGCGCCGCGGTGCGCGACCTGTATCCGGCGCACGAAGGCCCGCACGTCATGGCGCGTGGCCTCACGGGCCTGGGCATGGTCGGGCTGGTGGCGCCGCTGTTGGGCGCCTGGCTGGTGCAAGGTGCAGGCTGGCGCTGGGTGATGGTCGTGATGGCGGTCTACGCAGCGGTGCTGTTCGCGCTGTGCTGGCGCTCGTTCGATGAAACGCGCAAGCCCATGACGGGCGAGTCGTCCGCGCCGCGCGGCAGCACGCGCGCCGTGTTCGCGAGCCGCTCGTTCCGCGCCTGGGCCTCGGTGGCGGCGACCACCTATGGCGGGCTGTTCTGCTTCCTGCTGCTCTCGCCGATGGTCTACATCGGCTACCTCGGCTGGTCGCCCGCGAGGTACGGCTGGATTCCGGCCGGCGGCTCGCTGGTCTACATCTTCAGCACCACGATGTGCCGCAGCCTGCTGCGCCGTTTCGGGCCGATGCGCACCGTGCGGCTGGGCGCAGTGCTGAGCATCACGGGCGCCGTGATCCAGGCGCTGGGCTGCTGGCTGATGCCGCACAGCGCGGTGCCGCTGCTGGCGGGCCACGCCGTGTACTGCCTCGGCCACGGCATCCACCAGCCCTGCGGGCAGGCCGGCGCCGTGGGCGACCTGCCGCACCTGGCGGGGCGGGCCGTGTCGTGGTCCGGTTTCGGCATGATGATGGTCGCGTTCTGCGTGGGGCAGGTCGCCGCGCTGTTTGTCGACACCAGTTTCTCGCATGGCGCCTGGCCGATGGTCGTGCCGATGCTGATGGCCGGCGTCGTGCTGCTGGCCATCGCGTTCCTGTGGCTGCCGCGTCTTGCGCAACCTGCTTCTCCATCCTCCCCCTCCTCATCGACGAAGGACTCCACCCCATGA
- a CDS encoding alpha/beta fold hydrolase, with the protein MTTSTPRLNVVREGEGPFVVLSHALGCDLHMWDGVAAQLARAHTVIRYDHRNHGGSEVVPGVLRVETLAQDAADLIARETGGEPVHFVGLSMGGMTAQALAVRHPKQLKTVVIANSAAHYPDQAPWRLRAETVAAKGVAAIAPGAVARWLTPAYAATPEGAVAARTLHDALVRTDAQGYIESCNAVAAIDFRESNRRIATPTLVIGGLQDEATPMAMSEAMVAQIPGARLATIDAAHLSAVERPVEFAQMLIDYWRSL; encoded by the coding sequence ATGACCACTTCCACCCCCCGCCTGAATGTCGTGCGCGAAGGCGAAGGCCCCTTCGTCGTGCTCAGCCATGCGCTCGGCTGCGACCTGCACATGTGGGACGGCGTGGCCGCGCAGCTTGCGCGCGCCCACACGGTGATCCGCTACGACCACCGCAACCACGGCGGCTCCGAGGTGGTGCCCGGCGTGCTGCGCGTGGAAACGCTGGCGCAGGACGCAGCCGACCTCATCGCGCGCGAAACGGGCGGCGAGCCCGTGCATTTCGTCGGCCTGTCGATGGGCGGCATGACCGCGCAGGCACTGGCGGTGCGGCACCCCAAACAGCTGAAGACCGTGGTCATCGCCAATTCGGCTGCGCATTACCCCGACCAGGCGCCGTGGCGCCTGCGCGCGGAAACCGTGGCCGCCAAGGGCGTGGCCGCGATCGCTCCTGGCGCTGTGGCGCGCTGGCTCACGCCGGCCTATGCCGCCACGCCCGAAGGCGCGGTGGCCGCGCGCACCTTGCACGACGCGCTGGTGCGCACCGATGCCCAGGGCTACATCGAGAGCTGCAACGCCGTGGCCGCCATCGACTTCCGCGAGAGCAACCGCCGCATCGCCACGCCCACGCTGGTGATCGGCGGGCTGCAGGACGAGGCCACGCCGATGGCCATGTCCGAAGCCATGGTGGCGCAGATCCCGGGCGCGCGGCTGGCGACCATCGACGCCGCGCACCTGAGCGCGGTGGAGCGGCCGGTCGAGTTCGCGCAGATGCTGATCGATTACTGGCGCAGCCTCTGA
- a CDS encoding bifunctional sugar phosphate isomerase/epimerase/4-hydroxyphenylpyruvate dioxygenase family protein: MHRAIATVSLSGTLRQKLEAIAAAGFDGIELFEADFVNFRGTAAELRRIASDLGLAIDLYQPFRDFEGMPEPQFQRSLERAERKFDLMEAMGAPMVLCCSNTSPLSVNDPARAAAQLHELAERAARRNLRVGFEALAWGRHTSRYAQAWDIVQRADHPHLGLILDSFHTLSLKDDPAGIAAIPGEKIFFVQMADAPLLSMDVLQWARHHRSFPGQGDFDVTGFFEQVLRAGYTGPLSLEIFNDIFRETPNRRTAVDAMRSLLYLESETRERLAAGNAPVQPQRVELFNPPPAPVLSGLSFIEFAADEASAVTLGALLGQLGCRRVGRHRSKAVTLYRQGGIHFIVNAQPDSFARRRFEAHGTSVCALGVRCADPLAAVGRATAMRSLRHDSPVGPNELRVPAIVAPGGNLIHFVPEALGANGLYETDFILEDAGPGDRDAGLTRIDHVALGLALDQLDTWVLFTRAVLGLEPGESLELADPFGLIRSRGVANADRSLRLVLNVSLSQRTRTARTLSVTGGGAVHHIALDCNDIFDTVARLRANGTRFVPISDNYYDDLATRIDVAPELLARMREAGVLFDRSAGGDYLHIYTESFEGGLFFEVAQRMGGYDAYGALNAPARMASQAQQQQPQQQQD, from the coding sequence ATGCACCGCGCCATTGCCACCGTCTCGCTCAGCGGCACCCTCCGTCAGAAGCTCGAAGCCATTGCGGCGGCGGGCTTCGACGGCATCGAGCTGTTCGAAGCCGATTTCGTCAACTTCCGCGGCACCGCCGCCGAGCTGCGCCGCATCGCGTCCGACTTGGGCCTGGCGATCGACCTGTACCAGCCGTTCCGCGATTTCGAAGGCATGCCCGAACCGCAGTTCCAGCGCAGCCTGGAGCGCGCCGAACGCAAGTTCGACCTCATGGAAGCCATGGGCGCACCGATGGTGCTGTGCTGCTCCAACACCTCGCCGCTGTCGGTGAACGACCCGGCGCGTGCCGCGGCCCAGCTGCACGAACTGGCCGAGCGCGCCGCGCGCCGCAACCTGCGCGTGGGTTTCGAGGCGCTGGCCTGGGGCCGCCACACCTCGCGCTACGCGCAGGCCTGGGACATCGTGCAGCGCGCCGACCACCCGCACCTCGGGCTGATCCTGGACAGCTTCCACACGCTGTCGCTGAAGGACGATCCGGCGGGCATCGCCGCCATTCCGGGCGAAAAGATCTTCTTCGTGCAGATGGCCGATGCGCCGTTGTTGTCGATGGACGTGCTGCAGTGGGCGCGCCACCACCGCTCGTTCCCGGGGCAGGGCGACTTCGACGTGACCGGCTTCTTCGAACAGGTGCTGCGCGCGGGCTACACCGGGCCGCTGTCGCTCGAGATCTTCAACGACATCTTTCGCGAGACACCGAACCGCCGCACCGCGGTCGATGCGATGCGCTCGCTGCTGTACCTCGAAAGCGAAACGCGCGAGCGGTTGGCCGCCGGCAACGCGCCTGTGCAACCGCAGCGCGTGGAGCTGTTCAACCCGCCGCCTGCGCCGGTGCTCTCGGGGCTGTCGTTCATCGAGTTCGCGGCCGACGAGGCCTCGGCCGTCACGCTCGGTGCGCTGCTCGGGCAGCTGGGGTGCCGCCGTGTCGGCCGCCACCGCTCCAAGGCCGTCACGCTGTACCGCCAGGGCGGCATCCACTTCATCGTCAACGCGCAGCCCGATTCGTTTGCGCGCCGCCGTTTCGAGGCGCACGGCACCTCGGTGTGCGCACTGGGCGTGCGCTGCGCCGACCCGCTCGCCGCCGTGGGCCGCGCGACCGCCATGCGCTCGCTGCGCCACGACAGCCCGGTCGGGCCCAACGAGCTGCGCGTGCCGGCCATCGTGGCGCCGGGCGGCAACCTGATCCATTTCGTGCCCGAGGCGCTGGGTGCCAACGGGCTGTACGAGACCGACTTCATCCTCGAGGACGCAGGGCCCGGCGACCGCGATGCCGGCCTTACGCGCATCGACCACGTGGCACTGGGCCTGGCGCTCGACCAGCTCGACACCTGGGTGCTGTTCACGCGCGCCGTGCTCGGCCTGGAGCCCGGCGAGAGCCTGGAGCTGGCCGACCCCTTCGGTCTGATTCGCAGCCGCGGCGTGGCCAATGCCGACCGCAGCCTGCGCCTGGTGCTGAACGTGTCGCTGAGCCAGCGCACGCGCACCGCGCGCACGCTGAGCGTGACCGGCGGCGGGGCCGTGCATCACATCGCGCTCGACTGCAACGACATCTTCGACACCGTGGCCCGGCTGCGCGCCAACGGCACGCGCTTCGTGCCGATCTCGGACAACTACTACGACGACCTGGCCACGCGCATCGACGTGGCGCCCGAGCTGCTGGCGCGCATGCGCGAAGCCGGCGTGCTGTTCGACCGCTCGGCGGGCGGCGACTACCTGCACATCTACACCGAGAGCTTCGAAGGCGGCCTCTTCTTCGAGGTCGCGCAGCGCATGGGCGGCTACGACGCCTACGGCGCGCTCAATGCACCTGCGCGCATGGCGTCGCAGGCGCAACAGCAGCAGCCACAGCAGCAACAAGACTGA